Proteins encoded by one window of Streptomyces uncialis:
- a CDS encoding creatininase family protein, producing MRQRATNVPRYGDLTSPEVPDRVRGATLVWPVGGLEQHGPHLPLSVDMDIPDALARQLAAETGGLALPGQPLSARSLPHSGGGLHFPGTVHIGGAAFIDYLTDALRSLARLRPARLVVVNGHYENEGLLFEALDGCAPGTLFPATEVVAFSWWSLVTDGWLGEHLPAFPGWHAEHAGVTETSLMMYLRPDVVRPERPVNPSPPAAGVYRHPVDEAAISHQGVLSSTTGASAELGESLFWHLVDGGLQTLEKPSVPAPGGP from the coding sequence ATGCGGCAACGCGCGACGAACGTACCCCGGTACGGTGATCTGACCAGCCCCGAGGTGCCCGACCGGGTCCGCGGCGCCACCCTCGTCTGGCCGGTGGGCGGTCTGGAGCAGCACGGACCGCACCTTCCGCTGTCGGTCGACATGGACATCCCCGACGCGCTGGCACGGCAGCTGGCGGCGGAGACCGGCGGACTCGCGCTGCCCGGTCAGCCGCTGTCCGCCCGGTCGCTGCCGCACAGCGGCGGCGGACTGCACTTCCCGGGCACCGTCCATATCGGCGGCGCCGCGTTCATCGACTACCTGACCGACGCGCTGCGTTCCCTCGCCCGGCTGCGGCCCGCGCGGCTCGTCGTCGTCAACGGGCACTACGAGAACGAGGGCCTGCTGTTCGAGGCGCTCGACGGCTGTGCGCCGGGCACCCTGTTCCCCGCGACCGAGGTGGTCGCGTTCAGCTGGTGGAGCCTGGTGACCGACGGCTGGCTCGGTGAGCACCTCCCCGCGTTCCCGGGGTGGCACGCGGAACACGCCGGGGTCACCGAGACCAGTCTGATGATGTACCTGCGGCCGGACGTGGTCCGCCCGGAACGTCCCGTCAACCCCAGTCCGCCCGCGGCGGGGGTGTACCGGCACCCCGTGGACGAGGCGGCGATCTCGCACCAGGGGGTCCTGTCCTCCACCACCGGCGCCTCGGCCGAACTGGGGGAGAGCCTCTTCTGGCATCTGGTGGACGGCGGCCTCCAGACCCTGGAGAAGCCGTCGGTGCCCGCGCCGGGCGGACCGTGA
- a CDS encoding nucleotide sugar dehydrogenase yields the protein MQSRRSYEDFDICVVGLGYVGVTLAAALLTTGRRVLGYERNPAVAGELARGELRLAEPGVAEAVAEGVGAGTFAVTSDIDGAALPPVVIICVGTPIETGGTTPDLSHLRSATESIADGIDDTTVVIVRSTVPVGTSRGLVLPILGRRTPEPLLAFCPERTIQGQALAEILSLPQIVGGLTDEATKRAADLFGTLTDEVVQVSSLETAELIKLVCNCHTDLIYGFGNEVALIAEKLGLDAMEVIGSANQDYPRPTIHKPGFVGGSCLTKDPYLLRYSVAGHDHTPDLVTAARTLNESMPRLVGERVLAALRDQGQDPATARVLLSGFAYKGRPETDDLRGAPYEPLLEYLRGRVGEIVGHDFVVPPERIEALGVKVTGITEGFTGSHAVILLNDHVRYGDLDADGLVARMAAPAVVYDTWRVLPSSTKAMRLGRA from the coding sequence ATGCAATCGCGCAGGTCGTACGAGGACTTCGACATCTGCGTCGTCGGGCTGGGCTACGTCGGCGTCACACTCGCCGCCGCCCTGCTGACCACCGGCAGGCGTGTACTCGGCTACGAGCGGAATCCGGCCGTGGCGGGCGAACTCGCCCGGGGCGAACTCCGGCTCGCGGAGCCCGGGGTCGCCGAGGCCGTCGCGGAAGGGGTCGGCGCGGGGACCTTCGCCGTCACCTCCGACATCGACGGGGCGGCCCTGCCGCCCGTCGTCATCATCTGTGTCGGCACCCCCATCGAGACGGGCGGCACCACACCCGATCTCAGCCATCTGCGGTCGGCCACCGAGTCGATCGCGGACGGCATCGACGACACCACCGTGGTCATCGTGCGCAGCACCGTACCGGTCGGCACCTCACGCGGTCTGGTGCTGCCCATCCTCGGCCGCCGCACCCCCGAACCGCTGCTCGCCTTCTGCCCGGAACGCACCATCCAGGGCCAGGCACTCGCGGAGATCCTGTCGCTGCCGCAGATCGTCGGCGGACTGACCGACGAGGCCACCAAGCGCGCGGCGGACCTCTTCGGCACCCTCACCGACGAGGTCGTGCAGGTCTCGTCGCTGGAGACCGCCGAACTGATCAAGCTGGTCTGCAACTGCCACACCGACCTCATCTACGGCTTCGGCAACGAGGTCGCCCTGATCGCCGAGAAGCTGGGCCTCGACGCGATGGAGGTCATCGGCTCCGCCAACCAGGACTATCCGAGGCCCACCATCCACAAGCCCGGCTTCGTCGGCGGCAGCTGCCTCACCAAGGACCCCTATCTGCTGCGCTACTCGGTCGCCGGGCACGATCACACCCCCGACCTGGTGACCGCGGCCCGCACCCTCAACGAGTCCATGCCGCGTCTCGTCGGGGAACGTGTCCTCGCCGCACTGCGCGACCAGGGCCAGGACCCGGCCACCGCCAGGGTGCTGCTCTCCGGGTTCGCCTACAAGGGCCGCCCCGAGACCGACGACCTGCGGGGCGCCCCGTACGAGCCGCTGCTGGAGTATCTGAGGGGCCGGGTCGGGGAGATCGTCGGCCATGACTTCGTGGTGCCCCCCGAGCGCATCGAAGCCCTCGGTGTGAAGGTCACCGGCATCACGGAGGGGTTCACCGGCTCCCACGCGGTGATCCTCCTCAACGACCACGTCCGGTACGGCGACCTCGACGCCGACGGCCTCGTCGCCCGGATGGCGGCGCCCGCGGTGGTCTACGACACCTGGCGGGTCCTCCCGTCCTCGACGAAGGCGATGAGGCTCGGTCGTGCGTAA
- a CDS encoding NAD-dependent epimerase/dehydratase family protein, whose product MRKKILITGGAGFIGLHLARRLADSCDVTLLDDFSRGRSDAQLSELLGRVTLVEHDLTTPVPPGLLADDYSEVYHLAAVVGVVHSNDDPRRVLRTNLLTTIHLLDWFAGLSGATLCFASSSEAYAGSVEAGAAPVPTTEDVPLLMPDPTVSRSSYGFSKITGEVLCRTYARTHGFALRMVRFHNVYGPRMGYDHVIPQFIERLLSGADPFEIHGADQTRAFCYVTDAVEAIVALTALPTKETLLVNVGNDEEEVVIEDLARHTFDTVGRHPELDIRSAPPLSPQRRLPDLTRLRELTGHRPAVDLREGLRRTHAWYAEDLAARGTGA is encoded by the coding sequence GTGCGTAAGAAGATCCTGATCACCGGCGGCGCGGGCTTCATCGGACTGCATCTGGCCCGCAGGCTCGCCGACAGCTGCGACGTCACCCTCCTCGACGACTTCAGCCGGGGCCGCTCCGACGCCCAGCTGTCCGAACTGCTCGGCCGGGTCACCCTCGTCGAGCACGACCTGACGACACCCGTACCGCCCGGACTCCTCGCCGACGACTACTCCGAGGTCTACCACCTGGCCGCGGTCGTGGGCGTCGTCCACTCCAACGACGACCCCCGCCGGGTGCTGCGCACCAATCTGCTCACCACCATCCACCTCCTCGACTGGTTCGCCGGACTGAGCGGGGCCACCCTCTGCTTCGCCTCCTCCAGCGAGGCGTACGCCGGGAGCGTGGAGGCCGGGGCCGCGCCCGTGCCCACCACCGAGGACGTACCGCTGCTGATGCCGGACCCCACGGTGTCCCGCTCCTCGTACGGCTTCAGCAAGATCACCGGCGAAGTGCTCTGCCGGACGTACGCCCGCACCCACGGCTTCGCCCTGCGGATGGTCCGCTTCCACAATGTGTACGGGCCCCGGATGGGCTACGACCATGTGATCCCGCAGTTCATCGAACGGCTCCTCAGCGGCGCCGACCCGTTCGAGATCCACGGCGCCGACCAGACCCGGGCGTTCTGCTACGTGACCGACGCGGTCGAGGCGATCGTCGCGCTGACCGCGCTGCCCACCAAGGAGACCCTGCTCGTCAACGTCGGCAACGACGAGGAGGAGGTCGTCATCGAGGACCTCGCCCGCCACACCTTCGACACCGTCGGACGCCATCCGGAACTCGACATCCGGTCCGCGCCCCCGCTGTCCCCCCAGCGGCGGCTGCCCGATCTGACCCGGCTGCGGGAACTCACCGGGCACCGGCCGGCCGTGGACCTGCGCGAAGGGCTGCGCCGCACCCACGCCTGGTACGCGGAGGACCTCGCCGCGCGCGGAACGGGAGCGTGA
- a CDS encoding glycosyltransferase family 4 protein yields MSRVRVRYVHRGYFPGRAGAELMTQHLAASMGGRGWDTGIWTGAVGEDTARFMKETGVRVEPLPATPDAAVPPDVVHAVDAFHPRDIAAGLDLARAWGVPFAVTPASAPEVWPDRETVLDGCRAADAVFALSTAERDMLHGAGVAASALHIVGQGPHLPGTADPDGFRAAHGIDGPMVLFLGRKMRSKGYVTLLEATRRIWAQHPDTRFVFLGPRWDNDCAALFARHADPRIVELGMVDEDTKHSALAACDLVCVPSTVDIFPLVYVEAWACGKPVVASRFLGSGEVVHHGRDGLLVDPAPRPVAEAVGRLLAHPAERHAMGRHAQDRVRRELGWDAIADRVDTVYRTLIATRRKTERLR; encoded by the coding sequence GTGAGCCGGGTGCGCGTACGGTACGTCCACCGCGGCTACTTCCCCGGACGCGCGGGCGCCGAACTGATGACCCAGCACCTCGCCGCGTCCATGGGCGGGCGCGGCTGGGACACCGGGATCTGGACCGGCGCCGTCGGCGAGGACACCGCCCGCTTCATGAAGGAGACGGGCGTACGGGTGGAACCCCTGCCCGCCACCCCCGACGCGGCCGTGCCCCCGGACGTCGTCCACGCCGTGGACGCCTTCCACCCGAGGGACATCGCCGCCGGACTGGACCTCGCCCGCGCCTGGGGAGTGCCGTTCGCCGTCACCCCCGCGTCCGCCCCCGAGGTATGGCCCGACCGGGAGACCGTCCTGGACGGCTGCCGCGCCGCCGACGCCGTGTTCGCCCTGTCCACCGCCGAACGCGACATGCTGCACGGCGCCGGGGTCGCCGCGTCCGCCCTGCACATCGTCGGCCAGGGACCCCATCTCCCGGGCACCGCCGACCCGGACGGATTCCGCGCCGCACACGGTATCGACGGACCGATGGTGCTGTTCCTCGGCCGGAAGATGCGCTCCAAGGGCTACGTCACCCTGCTGGAGGCGACCCGCCGCATCTGGGCGCAGCACCCGGACACCCGCTTCGTGTTCCTCGGCCCCCGCTGGGACAACGACTGCGCCGCCCTCTTCGCCCGCCACGCCGACCCGCGGATCGTGGAACTCGGGATGGTCGACGAGGACACCAAGCACAGCGCGCTCGCCGCCTGCGACCTGGTATGCGTCCCGTCGACCGTCGACATCTTCCCGCTCGTCTACGTGGAGGCGTGGGCCTGCGGCAAACCCGTCGTCGCCTCCCGCTTCCTCGGCAGCGGCGAGGTCGTCCACCACGGCCGCGACGGACTGCTCGTCGACCCCGCCCCCCGGCCCGTCGCCGAAGCCGTGGGACGGCTCCTCGCCCACCCCGCCGAACGGCACGCCATGGGACGCCACGCCCAGGACCGGGTGCGCCGCGAACTCGGATGGGACGCGATCGCCGACCGCGTCGACACCGTCTACCGCACCCTGATCGCCACCCGCCGCAAGACGGAGAGGCTCCGATGA
- a CDS encoding nucleotidyltransferase family protein translates to MRAVVLAGGEGRRLRPATLTVPKPLMPVDGTPILHIILAQLRSAGFTHVTLSLRYRADTIRAAFGGNHWSGLELDFRHEDEPLGTAGPLALLPPFEDSTLVMNADLLTDIDFADLWTRHKKSQAIATIALSRQATDIAHGVVEIDDEQRVTDFQEKPRLSYLVSGGVYVLEPALLDYLPHGPYDMPALLEHARGKGERVEGYVHDGEWRDIGTPEQLALASEALRGDRTRYLGGAPAAERHTAARPAASRPEVHGV, encoded by the coding sequence ATGAGAGCAGTGGTACTGGCCGGCGGCGAGGGCCGCCGGCTACGGCCCGCCACCCTCACCGTCCCCAAACCCCTTATGCCGGTGGACGGCACACCCATCCTCCACATCATCCTGGCGCAGCTGAGGAGCGCCGGCTTCACCCATGTGACCCTGTCGCTCCGCTACCGCGCCGACACCATCAGGGCCGCCTTCGGCGGCAACCACTGGTCCGGCCTGGAACTCGACTTCCGGCACGAGGACGAACCCCTCGGCACGGCGGGCCCCCTCGCCCTGCTGCCGCCGTTCGAGGACTCCACCCTGGTGATGAACGCCGACCTGCTCACCGACATCGACTTCGCCGACCTGTGGACCCGGCACAAGAAGTCGCAGGCCATCGCGACCATCGCACTCAGCCGCCAGGCCACCGACATCGCCCACGGCGTCGTCGAGATCGATGACGAGCAACGCGTCACCGACTTCCAGGAGAAGCCCCGGCTGAGCTATCTCGTCAGCGGCGGCGTCTACGTCCTGGAACCCGCCCTCCTCGACTACCTCCCGCACGGCCCGTACGACATGCCCGCCCTCCTCGAACACGCCCGCGGCAAGGGCGAACGCGTCGAGGGCTATGTCCACGACGGCGAATGGCGCGACATCGGCACCCCCGAACAGCTCGCCCTCGCCTCCGAGGCGCTGCGCGGCGACCGCACCCGCTACCTGGGCGGCGCCCCGGCCGCCGAACGCCACACCGCGGCCCGCCCGGCCGCGTCCCGACCGGAGGTGCACGGCGTATGA
- a CDS encoding DegT/DnrJ/EryC1/StrS family aminotransferase has protein sequence MTGFDIPLYQPVFGDAEIEAATEVLRSGWLSSGPVTEDFEGKYAAALGVEDAVAVSSGTAALHLAVLALGLGPGDEVVMPSLTFVSTAAVVALTGATPVFAEVHGPHDLGIDPADVARRITPRTRAVVAVHYAGHAADLTALGALCRAHGLALIEDAAHAPATATAQGMLGTVGDIGCYSFFATKNLAMGEGGMVVARDPALRATVRRLRSHALTVSAHRRHHGGPALYDVDGFGLNYRPGEIACAIGRVQLDAFPAAQAHRRAAVREYRERLSGLPGLVVPYADRPVEDSAHHLFPVVLPPGIDREALREQLRASGVQTAVHYPPTHLFTAYRERYDVGPGSLPVTEDIMERQLSLPMHAGMGSPQVRRVAEAVSAAWRPAE, from the coding sequence ATGACCGGCTTCGACATCCCGCTGTACCAGCCCGTGTTCGGGGACGCCGAGATCGAGGCGGCCACCGAGGTCCTGCGCTCCGGCTGGCTCTCCTCAGGTCCCGTCACCGAGGACTTCGAGGGGAAGTACGCCGCCGCCCTCGGCGTCGAGGACGCCGTCGCGGTCAGCAGCGGCACCGCCGCCCTGCACCTCGCGGTCCTCGCCCTCGGACTCGGCCCCGGCGACGAGGTGGTGATGCCCTCGCTCACCTTCGTCTCCACGGCCGCCGTCGTCGCGCTGACCGGCGCCACCCCCGTCTTCGCCGAGGTCCACGGCCCGCACGACCTCGGCATCGACCCCGCCGACGTGGCCCGCAGGATCACCCCCCGCACCCGGGCCGTCGTCGCGGTCCACTACGCGGGACACGCCGCCGACCTCACCGCCCTCGGCGCCCTGTGCCGCGCCCACGGCCTCGCCCTGATCGAGGACGCCGCCCACGCCCCCGCCACCGCCACCGCCCAGGGCATGCTCGGGACCGTCGGCGACATCGGCTGCTACAGCTTCTTCGCCACCAAGAACCTCGCCATGGGCGAAGGCGGCATGGTCGTCGCCCGGGACCCCGCCCTGCGCGCGACCGTCCGGCGGCTGCGCTCCCACGCCCTGACCGTCAGCGCCCACCGCCGCCACCACGGCGGACCCGCCCTGTACGACGTCGACGGCTTCGGACTCAACTACCGCCCGGGCGAAATCGCCTGCGCCATCGGCCGCGTCCAGCTCGACGCGTTCCCCGCCGCCCAGGCCCACCGCCGCGCCGCCGTCCGCGAGTACCGCGAACGGCTCTCCGGGCTCCCCGGCCTCGTCGTGCCGTACGCCGACCGGCCGGTCGAGGACAGCGCCCACCATCTGTTCCCCGTGGTGCTGCCCCCCGGCATCGACCGCGAGGCGCTGCGCGAACAACTCCGCGCCTCGGGCGTGCAGACCGCCGTCCACTACCCCCCGACCCACCTCTTCACCGCCTACCGCGAACGCTACGACGTGGGGCCCGGCAGTCTGCCCGTCACCGAGGACATCATGGAACGGCAACTCTCCCTGCCCATGCACGCCGGGATGGGCAGCCCGCAGGTCAGGCGGGTCGCCGAGGCGGTGAGCGCCGCATGGCGTCCGGCCGAGTGA
- a CDS encoding beta-galactosidase trimerization domain-containing protein: protein MASGRVNTQVTLVDGVPHRDGRPFFSIGVNYHPSPTGCGYWRDWDGARVDADFRRMAELGIDTVRFFVFWADFEPKEGGHDPLMTDRLRELVRTADRHGLLCLPSLLTVWMNGQRFDPPWLDGRDLWRDPEVAERQRAFVRHAATALRDAPNILAYDLGDEIIHVDPASAASYDPGEARAWWAGLATEIRDAHPGALVLQANEPSAVIGAHAFRPEHADPLDLVGLHGFPLWTPFHIESNDARKASAFVPYLVRRGTAHRPVLVDELGSYGCDEATGARYLRAAAHSAFAAGAVGTAVWCWQDFTTEAKPYALRPGERRVGLLTADGREKPALTEYRAFARRVRGELAGFRPLPAPVGVLLPEHTPRGDAGYLTPAGSDAPAAFYAHLLLQQAHLPHEFLGAGGPEPDGHTLLICPSVRRLTLADRQRLERYVRSGGTLLYTTGSVLDAAGDEELFGVRVRDFTLDTASHAELTWAGVSLPLHWEPGPVPVLDAAGADVLATFADGSPALTRHRLGRGTAYYLNAPLEAQLNAPHRLDTAPWHQLYAEIARAAAVVAPLTADDPCVETTVLGHGDERCAVVVNHAPEPVRTTLRRPAPPTGGTGTTQEVSLEPKDVRLLFWRDTPPLGPRQEDI, encoded by the coding sequence ATGGCGTCCGGCCGAGTGAACACCCAGGTCACCCTCGTCGACGGCGTCCCGCACCGCGACGGCCGCCCCTTCTTCAGCATCGGCGTCAACTACCATCCCTCACCCACCGGTTGCGGCTACTGGCGGGACTGGGACGGCGCCCGCGTCGACGCCGACTTCCGCCGGATGGCCGAACTCGGCATCGACACCGTACGGTTCTTCGTCTTCTGGGCCGACTTCGAACCCAAGGAGGGCGGCCACGACCCGCTGATGACCGACCGGCTGCGGGAACTGGTCCGCACCGCCGACCGGCACGGCCTGCTCTGTCTGCCCTCGCTGCTCACCGTCTGGATGAACGGCCAGCGCTTCGACCCGCCCTGGCTCGACGGCCGCGACCTGTGGCGCGACCCCGAAGTGGCCGAGCGACAGCGCGCGTTCGTCCGGCACGCCGCCACCGCGCTGCGGGACGCGCCGAACATCCTGGCGTACGACCTCGGCGACGAGATCATCCATGTCGACCCGGCCTCCGCCGCCTCCTACGACCCGGGCGAGGCCCGCGCCTGGTGGGCCGGGCTCGCGACGGAGATCCGCGACGCCCACCCCGGCGCACTCGTCCTCCAGGCCAACGAACCCTCCGCGGTGATCGGCGCGCACGCCTTCCGCCCCGAGCACGCGGACCCCCTCGACCTGGTGGGACTGCACGGCTTCCCGCTGTGGACCCCCTTCCACATCGAGTCCAACGACGCCCGCAAGGCCAGCGCGTTCGTTCCCTACCTGGTGCGGCGCGGCACCGCCCACCGGCCCGTCCTCGTGGACGAACTGGGCAGCTACGGCTGCGACGAGGCCACCGGCGCCCGGTATCTGCGGGCCGCCGCGCACAGCGCGTTCGCGGCCGGGGCCGTCGGCACCGCCGTCTGGTGCTGGCAGGACTTCACCACCGAGGCCAAACCGTACGCCCTGCGGCCGGGAGAGCGCCGGGTCGGGCTGCTCACCGCCGACGGCCGGGAGAAACCGGCGCTCACCGAGTACCGGGCCTTCGCCCGCCGGGTCCGCGGCGAACTCGCCGGATTCCGTCCCCTGCCCGCCCCCGTCGGCGTCCTGCTCCCCGAGCACACCCCACGCGGCGACGCGGGCTATCTGACCCCGGCCGGCAGCGACGCGCCCGCCGCGTTCTACGCCCATCTGCTGCTGCAACAGGCCCACCTCCCGCACGAGTTCCTCGGCGCAGGCGGCCCCGAACCCGACGGACACACCCTGCTGATCTGCCCCTCGGTCCGCCGGCTGACGCTCGCCGACCGGCAGCGGCTCGAACGGTACGTCCGCTCCGGCGGAACCCTCCTCTACACCACCGGGAGCGTGCTCGACGCCGCCGGGGACGAGGAACTCTTCGGGGTCCGCGTCCGGGACTTCACCCTGGACACCGCGTCCCACGCCGAACTCACCTGGGCCGGTGTCAGCCTTCCGCTGCACTGGGAACCCGGACCGGTCCCCGTCCTCGACGCGGCGGGCGCCGATGTGCTGGCCACCTTCGCCGACGGCTCACCCGCCCTGACCCGCCACCGCCTCGGCCGGGGCACCGCCTACTACCTCAACGCCCCGCTGGAGGCCCAGCTCAACGCGCCCCACCGGCTCGACACGGCACCGTGGCACCAGCTCTACGCCGAGATCGCGCGCGCCGCCGCGGTGGTGGCACCCCTCACCGCCGACGACCCGTGCGTGGAGACCACCGTCCTCGGACACGGCGACGAACGCTGCGCCGTGGTCGTCAACCACGCGCCCGAACCGGTCCGCACCACCCTGCGCCGCCCCGCACCGCCCACCGGCGGGACCGGTACCACGCAAGAGGTGTCGCTGGAGCCGAAGGACGTCCGGCTGCTGTTCTGGCGGGACACCCCGCCCCTCGGCCCCCGCCAGGAGGACATATGA
- a CDS encoding alcohol dehydrogenase family protein: MRALRWHGAYRVAIDDDVPAPRVEHPRDAVVRVVRSAICGTDLHPYRGEMDTFTPGTVTGHEFTGVVEAVGPEAHGLRPGDRVVASDVIACGRCRACGLGHHYQCPQVALFGYDTVVGDHAVPGGHAEYVRVPFADTVLHPIPDDVGDERALLIGDVLATGYACAVGAGVRPGDTVAVVGCGPVGLMALEAAWILGAGRVLAVDPLERRRKIAAGRGADTFAPGDDLRGLIADLTEGQGPDAVLEAVGTDTALLTALDLVRPRGTVCAVGAHASDAMPLPTRTAFAKELTLRFAVGDPIAERDTLMRLIRGGRLDPTFVISHRLSLAEAPRGFRLFDSGEADKVVLIP, translated from the coding sequence ATGAGAGCGCTGCGCTGGCACGGGGCGTACCGGGTGGCGATCGACGACGATGTCCCCGCACCCCGCGTGGAGCACCCGCGCGACGCGGTGGTCCGGGTCGTCCGCAGCGCGATCTGCGGCACCGATCTGCACCCCTACCGAGGTGAGATGGACACCTTCACCCCGGGCACCGTCACGGGACACGAGTTCACCGGAGTGGTCGAGGCCGTCGGACCCGAGGCCCACGGGCTGCGGCCCGGCGACCGGGTCGTCGCCTCGGACGTCATCGCCTGCGGACGCTGCCGCGCCTGCGGACTCGGCCACCACTACCAGTGCCCCCAGGTCGCGCTGTTCGGCTACGACACCGTCGTCGGCGACCACGCGGTCCCCGGAGGACACGCCGAATACGTGCGGGTCCCCTTCGCCGACACCGTGCTCCACCCCATCCCCGACGACGTGGGGGACGAACGGGCCCTGCTGATCGGGGACGTCCTCGCCACCGGTTACGCCTGTGCCGTAGGGGCCGGGGTGCGCCCCGGGGACACCGTCGCCGTGGTCGGCTGCGGACCGGTGGGCCTGATGGCGCTGGAGGCCGCCTGGATACTCGGCGCGGGCCGGGTCCTCGCCGTCGACCCGCTGGAGCGCCGCCGCAAGATCGCCGCCGGACGCGGCGCGGACACCTTCGCCCCCGGTGACGACCTGCGCGGGCTGATCGCGGACCTCACCGAGGGCCAGGGTCCCGACGCCGTCCTGGAGGCCGTCGGTACGGACACCGCGCTGCTGACCGCGCTCGACCTCGTCCGCCCCCGGGGCACCGTCTGCGCGGTCGGCGCACACGCCTCCGACGCGATGCCCCTGCCGACCAGGACGGCGTTCGCCAAGGAACTCACCCTGCGGTTCGCCGTCGGGGACCCGATCGCCGAACGGGACACCCTGATGCGGCTCATCCGCGGCGGCCGGCTGGACCCGACCTTCGTCATCTCGCACCGGCTGTCGCTCGCCGAGGCGCCCCGGGGTTTCCGTCTCTTCGACTCCGGCGAGGCCGACAAGGTGGTCCTGATCCCCTGA
- a CDS encoding ABC transporter substrate-binding protein has translation MTTTIDRERPPHRIPLRRRRLLSAGAALGSSLVLAGCGDDEPAPAGPSRSGGGAFPLTVEDKFGEVRITERPERVLSLGRTDHDVLLALGVVPVGLWQFIPTMKRGVGSWAEPSLGGRTPSFLKPPFDFEQVASLDPDLIVNVQSGGDETEYRTLTDIAPTVGLPGGAAANSVPWRESTRLIARAVGREAKGDELVAGTESLLKAAADRNPGFAGKTVSILLAFGGKAGVYTTGDTRMQIVTALGLKPSPYVTELGDDKYFVELSAENTGDADADVVILLSQQQLPLAATLKQYPQVAEMKAAREGRLVFPADPSVGLALSSASVLSIPYAVKGLEPLLREALG, from the coding sequence ATGACCACCACGATCGACCGCGAACGGCCGCCGCACCGGATACCGTTGCGCCGCCGTCGGCTGCTCTCCGCGGGTGCCGCGCTCGGCTCGTCCCTCGTCCTCGCCGGATGCGGCGACGACGAGCCCGCCCCGGCCGGGCCGTCCCGCTCCGGCGGCGGCGCGTTCCCCCTCACCGTCGAGGACAAGTTCGGCGAGGTACGGATCACCGAGCGGCCCGAGCGGGTGCTCTCCCTCGGGCGCACCGACCACGACGTGCTCCTCGCGCTCGGTGTCGTCCCGGTCGGCCTGTGGCAGTTCATCCCCACGATGAAGCGCGGCGTGGGCAGCTGGGCGGAGCCCTCGCTCGGCGGCCGGACCCCGTCCTTCCTCAAGCCGCCCTTCGACTTCGAGCAGGTGGCCTCCCTCGACCCCGATCTGATCGTCAACGTCCAGTCGGGCGGCGACGAGACGGAGTACCGCACCCTCACCGACATCGCCCCCACCGTGGGCCTGCCCGGCGGCGCCGCGGCGAACAGCGTCCCGTGGCGTGAGTCCACCAGGCTCATCGCCCGCGCGGTGGGACGCGAGGCGAAGGGCGACGAACTGGTGGCGGGCACCGAGTCGCTGCTCAAGGCCGCCGCCGACCGCAACCCCGGCTTCGCCGGGAAGACCGTCTCCATCCTCCTCGCCTTCGGCGGCAAGGCCGGCGTCTACACCACGGGCGACACCCGGATGCAGATCGTCACCGCACTGGGCCTGAAGCCGTCCCCTTACGTGACGGAGCTGGGCGACGACAAGTACTTCGTCGAACTGTCCGCAGAGAACACCGGCGACGCGGACGCCGACGTGGTGATCCTGCTCAGCCAGCAGCAACTCCCGCTGGCGGCGACCCTGAAGCAGTACCCGCAGGTCGCCGAGATGAAGGCGGCCCGCGAAGGGCGGCTGGTCTTCCCCGCCGACCCGTCCGTCGGCCTGGCCCTCTCCAGCGCCTCCGTCCTCAGCATCCCGTACGCGGTGAAGGGGCTGGAGCCGCTGCTGCGCGAGGCGCTGGGCTAG